One window of the Borrelia anserina Es genome contains the following:
- a CDS encoding BTA121 domain-containing protein surface lipoprotein, with protein MVKVKSYILFFLLLSLGCNNEGSDKSKDSTFDISKTSFVGKRLGKGINLSRKGVVEVDVGKSDLKKGTGENSVVKVDIGSKKVNDELEDNIYLKIQNLLDEFKLSAQQKESIMDLKGILTDPSIGKDEGYKIYSSEEFYRLLVEFGDAKLKGICSVLQVITETKASIANIEVFRKDLESRFKDYKNLYSKRLRETFSLDNVNDIYDNILRSHSNYLVDITKLKEEVLLIEEGLAKYLMLSDDYKGIINYMLSVVRNNFEINFVNFSCKFYAMLGKMDLDSIKEITGYVKSVFDLWNEDAKIISTVDDEGFRAKLESKLKQLESECSKEIGKHLYDNIYDNDIALTSSIDSIRNGLKTVRDYYVFDFFSIRDQALGFMKFPKLIKELSEDDLEVIDYMRSVVTNSKTTNYNINEFNCVMGMVESINGLRDILRPHLAVFKAQKEAKSAIDNIKEVASQVRLRRRLNEVIVKYKALLSDIFTGSDLYSIYYSNLYQDDVSNLAIDLDKIKYYAARSL; from the coding sequence ATGGTAAAGGTAAAGAGTTATATTTTATTTTTTTTATTACTGTCGTTAGGGTGTAATAATGAAGGTTCAGATAAATCTAAAGATTCTACTTTTGATATATCTAAAACTAGCTTTGTTGGGAAGAGATTGGGCAAAGGTATTAACTTATCTAGAAAGGGAGTAGTTGAAGTAGATGTTGGTAAGTCAGATTTAAAAAAAGGTACAGGAGAAAATTCAGTAGTCAAGGTTGATATTGGATCGAAAAAGGTTAATGATGAATTGGAAGACAATATATATCTTAAGATTCAAAATTTGCTAGACGAATTTAAGTTGTCAGCTCAACAAAAAGAAAGCATTATGGATTTAAAGGGTATATTGACTGATCCTTCTATTGGTAAAGATGAAGGTTATAAAATATATTCTAGTGAGGAGTTTTATCGCTTGTTGGTCGAGTTTGGTGATGCTAAGCTTAAAGGGATTTGTAGTGTGCTTCAAGTAATAACAGAAACCAAAGCATCTATTGCTAATATTGAGGTCTTTAGAAAGGATTTAGAAAGTCGGTTTAAAGATTACAAGAATCTATATTCAAAACGTCTAAGAGAGACGTTTAGTCTTGATAATGTTAATGATATATATGATAATATTCTGCGTTCTCATAGTAATTATTTGGTGGATATTACTAAGCTTAAAGAAGAAGTTCTTTTAATTGAAGAAGGTCTAGCTAAGTACTTAATGTTATCAGATGATTATAAGGGAATAATAAATTATATGTTAAGCGTAGTACGTAATAACTTTGAGATAAATTTTGTCAATTTTAGTTGTAAGTTTTATGCCATGTTAGGGAAGATGGATTTGGATAGTATTAAGGAGATTACAGGATATGTAAAATCTGTTTTTGATTTGTGGAATGAAGATGCAAAAATCATTAGTACTGTTGATGATGAAGGCTTTAGAGCAAAGTTAGAATCTAAGCTTAAGCAGCTCGAAAGTGAATGTTCAAAGGAGATAGGAAAACATTTGTACGATAATATTTACGATAATGATATTGCATTAACTAGTTCTATTGATAGTATACGTAATGGATTGAAAACTGTGCGAGATTATTATGTATTTGATTTTTTTAGTATCAGAGATCAAGCTTTAGGATTTATGAAGTTTCCAAAGTTAATAAAAGAGTTGTCTGAAGATGATTTAGAAGTAATTGATTATATGCGTTCAGTAGTAACTAATTCTAAGACTACTAATTATAATATTAATGAGTTTAATTGTGTGATGGGTATGGTAGAGAGTATTAATGGACTTCGAGACATTTTAAGACCCCATTTAGCTGTGTTTAAAGCACAAAAAGAGGCTAAATCAGCTATTGATAATATCAAGGAAGTTGCGTCACAAGTAAGACTAAGACGTAGACTTAATGAAGTTATTGTTAAATATAAAGCTTTGTTGAGTGATATATTTACGGGATCAGATCTTTATAGTATTTATTATAGTAATTTATATCAAGATGATGTAAGTAATCTTGCAATTGATTTGGATAAGATTAAATATTATGCTGCTAGATCATTATAA